The region TCATTGCTGAGTGAAATTGATTTTATTGCCTCGTTTTTGTATGATACATTCTATTCGGAACACGCACTTCATTTAAAAAAGTATGAAAATGAAGTACGAGATAATCTTTATCATGCTAGTTTTGAGAATTACTTGTACTTTAATAAAGTAAAATTTGATGCCATAGATATATTGAAAGAGATTGAAAGAGAATTAATTAATTCATGATTCTAATTTGTTTTTGAGTATTAAAAAACAAACCCTTCAAATGTTAATTCCTTGCGAAATTGTTTATGTAAATCAAATATGATAGAGAGTTTCTTCTCTATTATCTTGCCATTAAGGTAATAGTTTTTAACTTTTATTTGTGCGATGTAATATATTGTCGTGTTATCGTCTTCGGATTTATATAATTCTATTTTGGTACTATCAATGCTTTTTTCGTACAAGACTTTTTGTATTAAGTCCATTTTATAATTTATTTCTGGATTAGTGTAGTAAGATTTATCTTCTTTTAAACTAATTAAAGTTGTTCTAAGAACTTCTTTGCTTTGACTCCTAAGTTTCTTGATTTGTTCTTGTCCTAAAGGCGTTTTTTCACGGTTTGTAAAGTCATTACTTTCTAATTGTGAAATTTTATTCTGGTATTTTTGAATTTCAATAAGTATGGCTTTTTTTGGTGTGATGTTGATTAATTTAACAATGTCATATTCTGTTTTGACAACGTCTGATTTTTTAGGAAAGTCATTTTTAATAATGCTATCAAAATAGTTTTTGACATAGCTTTCAGTTAAACTTTGACTGAAAAAAGTATTAGGTATAGACACAAAGTAAGTGCATAATAATAACAATAATGTTTTCATATTAATTTATTTCCTAGTTGTTAAATTAAATTTGTTATATGAGACGGAATTATTCTAAAGACATATTCTGTATAGTTAATATAAAAATCTTCTTTATCAACTTTTCTTATAGCTAGAATATCTTTGTTATCTGAAGCAAATCTACCAATAAATTCACATCCACTGTGTTTAAATGTAAATGTTGAATCAAGGCCATTTTCCTTTATAAAATCTACTCTTATCGCAATTTCTGGATGCCAAGATTTTTTATCCAGCACAGAATCTACAAATTGAAACAGGTTTGAATAAATTATTTGTCTGGAAAATATTTGAGTATTTGGATGGTGGTGTATCCTATAATTTAAATAGTAGTTGCCTTTTATTGAGTCATAATTAAAGTAAAAGCCAATCAAGTTAGCTGATTCTTTAATTCCATAGTTTCCTTTGAATCGATCTTCAAACCCTAGGTCAAATGGAAGGAACCACATATTCGGTACATAACCAAAATAGCCGCCATCAAAATTGAAGTAGTTATTATTTGCTTTCATGTAACAAATAAATATACAAAATTATTGTGGTTCTTAGTTTAGAATTTGGAATTTTTAGCTATTCAGATTTTTTTCTGCGCCCTGTTCTTTAGGACTAAACATTATTCCCAACATCATAACAATAGCTGTAATGATAATTACCTGAACTATTAATGAATTGTTGACCGAAATAATTCTCTGCGCCGGCTCAATGCTTAAAAATAATAAAATGGTGATGAGTCCGCGTGGCGCAATAAATAGCAGCGGACTAAAAGACATGCCGGATACTTTCAACTGTACGGCTCTGAAAGTGAAAATGAATACGCTGATTAATAAAGCCAGCGGCAATGTTTCAATATTTAGTATGTCACTTGTTTCCATTAAATAACCAAAGAGTATAAAAAACAAAGTACGTATGAGGAAGGTTGCCTCTACAGTTAGTTCTTTAAATTTATGTACTTCTGTGTCCATCTCTTCTGTATGAAATACTTTTAACCACTTGAAGCGCCTTAATTCATCCAGATTTCCAAGCGATAATCCAAAAATTAAAATGAACAAAAGAGCCGGTAAATGGTATATTTTTGAAATGGTGTAAATTAAAATAATCAATAAAATAATGGGAATGAATTTAATGTGATGTTCGATTTTACTGAGTAAGAAAGATAAGGCCAGCGTACTGATAAATGAAATTACTACCATGCTTAGCAGTTGGAGAAAGAAAGTACTAATAGAGGAGGAATTTACAAACTCATTGCTTACAACAAAATTGAACAATATAACGCCAATGATATCCGACATGCTGCTTTCATAAACAACATATTCTTTCATATTTTTATTCAGGTTTCTTACGCTTGGTATGGCAATGGCACTGCTGATGATGCACAAAGGCAAAGCGTTTAAAAGATTTAATCTGTTGGATACTGAACCTGTTTCATGAAAAATATAAACCAAACTGAATGCAATTGCAAGTATGGGAAATAGTGCGCCAAAAAATGATTTCGTCACTAATTTCAATTTTGATTTATTAAGTTCTAATTCGAGCGCGCCTTCTAATACGATTAATATTAAGCCAACTGTTCCAAGTATGGGTAATACAGTGGAGAGTTCAGTGAAATTATAGCCTAAGAAATTAGTCGCTTGCCGAACGCCCCAACCTAATATCAGTAAAAGTATAACGGAAGGGATTTTAGTAAACGATGATGTTAAATCAAAAACATAGGCAACTAAAATTAATACACATATCGCAATAATAACATTCATATTGATTTAATCGCAGAGCTGCTTTTTACTCTTTAGGAGTTAATTTGTGGATTTTTTTGGTACCTGCGTACATTTCAAATTTAAACAATCTGCACTCAAGTGAGCCGTTAAATAATGTTATCTTACGTGTGGGACGAAGGCCAATAAATTTTGCGGCATCTAAATTGGAAGTAATGATCCAACAGGTCCAGCCGGCAAAATCTTTTTTTAATTTATCGCCAATCTGCTTGTAAAAACTCACAATGTCTTCTTTCTTCATACGCTCATCATAAGGCGGATTCAAAAGAATGGTTCCCATGGGTTTTTCTACTTTAACATCAAAGAATGATTTTCTGCTGAAGCTAATAACATCATCTACTTTGGCTACTTCAACATTGTGTTTGGTTATGTTTAAACTTTTATCTCTGATGTCGTTGGCTAAAATGTTTACATCTCCGTCTTTAATTCTGCCAATGGCACTTTCGGTAATGGTTTCGAATAATTTTTCATCGTAATTTTTCCAGCGCATGAATCCAAAATCTTTTCTGAAAATTCCGGCAGGTACATTATTGGCATACAAAGCGGCTTCGATAGCGAGTGTACCACTGCCACACATACCATCAATCAAAGGTAAATGCGGTTGCCAATCACTAATTAATACGATTCCTGCCGCTAACACTTCTTTAATGGGCGCGTCAACAATGTCTTCGCGGTAACCACGCTTGTATAAAATATCGCCACTGCTGTCTAAACTTACACTTACTTCATCTCTGAAAATATGCACGTATATACGGAGTGTTGGTGTTTTTAAATCCACACTCGGACGCTTTCCTGTTTTCTCTCTGAACTGATCACATATGGCGTCTTTGGTTTTTTGTTCTATGTATAAACTGTGTGTGAAGTTATCGGAGTTGGCAACGGCTTCAATCGCCAATGTATCATCCACTCCCATAAACTGCGACCAATCGAATTTTTTAATTCCATCGTATAACTGATGTTCGTTATAGGCTTCAAATTTGTAAATGGGAACTAAAATTCTCAGAGCGGTACGCAGACAAAAATTAGCTTTGTACATAAAGCCCAAATCGCCGGTAAAAGAAACGCCGCGTTTAAAAGGTTCTACATCTTTAGCGCCGAGTTTACGCAATTCCGCTGCCAATACTTCCTCTAAACCAAAGAAGGTAGTTGCTTTCATTTCAAAATCGCCGGTATGTGAAAAGGTGTAGTTCATAGGGTAAAGGTATGGATTATTATTGTGTTCTTTTAGTGTTTAAACCCCTCTGTCCTACGGACCTCTCCTCCCGATTATCCCGATAGCTATCGGGACGCGGGACAGGCTCTTAGCAGGGGAGAAATCAGTCGTGGTAATTAAGCCGTTATAGCAACGGACAGCTTCTCCCCCTGCGAAGGGGGAGTGCCCAAAGGGCGAGGGGGTTAAGCCTCAAATTTATTCACCGCATCTTTCCAATGCGGTGGTATCTCAACGGTAGAATTGATTTCGTAATTGAAACAAACAATCACGCTTTTGCCCTCGGCACAAAGTACTTCTTTGTCGTTTTTTAATTTGGTGATGACATTGGTGATTTCAAAACTTTTGGTTCCGAAGGATGTAATTTTGGTGTAACAAAATGCTGTGTCTTCCAAAAAAATCGGTTCCATGTAATTGATTTCCGTGCGCGCTAATATCATTCCTGTTTTAATCCAATCGATTTGTTGTGTAAATACATCTTTAAAGTATTCTACACGCGCGGTTTCGAAATAGGTAATGTGATTGGCATTGTTAACGTGCCCTTGCTTATCAATGTCCTTATAACGGATTTGAATTTTTTGCTTGTGTTTAAAATCGTGAAGGTTCATGGCATTACGATTGACGATTTAGCAATTGCATGGCTAAGCGCTCCAACTCTTTCTTCTTGCTTTCGGAGGCAGTTACCGCTTTCAAATGTTTTAAAGCTTCTTGTGTATGTATGTCCGCTTCCTTTTCACTGATGTTTTTAATATTTAACTGATCATAAACGGAGAGGACGCCTTTCACTTTTAACGTGCTGTCTTTTTCGTTTAAGAGAGCGGTTAAATTATTTTTTTGTGAAGCATCCGCCAATTCGAAGGCTTTCAGTAACAAGAATGTTTTTTTATTCGCGATAATATCACCGCCTACCTGTTTGCCAAATTTTCCGTCATCAGCATAGGCATCTAATACATCATCCATTAATTGAAAAGCAATACCTAAATGTTTTCCGAATTCATAGAGGTGATTTTGGTTTTCAGTATCAGCCTCTGCACAAATAGCTCCCATTTTCAAACTGCAACCTAGTAACACGGCGGTTTTGTAAGTAATCATCTGCAGATAATCATTTACGCTCACGTTCTGTTGGGTTTCAAAATTCATGTCCATTTGCTGACCTTCGCAAACTTCAATTGAGGTAGTTGCAAATAAACTTAACAGGGAAGATAATTTTGTTGTTTCGTGGTTTTTTAAAACATCGAAGGCTTTAACCAGCATGACATCACCACTTAAAATCGCAATATCGGTATTCCATTTACTGTGAACGGTTGGCATGCCGCGGCGTAAAGGTGCTTTATCTAAAATATCGTCGTGAATAAGAGAGAAATTATGAAACAGCTCCACGCTTAATGCGGCATTCAATGAATGCGATGGGTTTTTATCAAACAAATCACATCCGATAAGAGCAAGTAAAGGACGAATACGTTTTCCTCCCAATGATAAAATATAATTTTCGGGATCGTATAATTCGCGCGGTTGTTTCTTGTCTAACTCTTTCAAATAGGAGTTGAGATGCGCGTTAAATAATTCCAGTAAAGGTTTGTAGTTTTCCACGCTTTAATCCAATAGGCCTAACAAATAATTTCCATAACCGCTTTTTGTAAGAGGCTCTGCTATTTTACGCAATTGTTCTTTATTGATATAGCCCATGTTGTAAGCTACTTCTTCGATACATCCGATTTTTAAACCCTGACGCTCTTCAATCACTTCCACAAATTGTCCGGCTTGCATTAACGATTTAAAAGTTCCTGTATCTAACCAGGCTGTTCCGCGATCCATGATACTAACTTTTAACTTGCCGCGTTTTAAATATTCTTTGTTTACATCGGTAATTTCATACTCGCCGCGCGGACTAGGTTTTAAATTTTTAGCGATGTCTACAACATCATTATCGTAAAAATATAAACCGGG is a window of Bacteroidota bacterium DNA encoding:
- a CDS encoding acyl-CoA thioesterase; the encoded protein is MNLHDFKHKQKIQIRYKDIDKQGHVNNANHITYFETARVEYFKDVFTQQIDWIKTGMILARTEINYMEPIFLEDTAFCYTKITSFGTKSFEITNVITKLKNDKEVLCAEGKSVIVCFNYEINSTVEIPPHWKDAVNKFEA
- a CDS encoding class I SAM-dependent RNA methyltransferase, which produces MNYTFSHTGDFEMKATTFFGLEEVLAAELRKLGAKDVEPFKRGVSFTGDLGFMYKANFCLRTALRILVPIYKFEAYNEHQLYDGIKKFDWSQFMGVDDTLAIEAVANSDNFTHSLYIEQKTKDAICDQFREKTGKRPSVDLKTPTLRIYVHIFRDEVSVSLDSSGDILYKRGYREDIVDAPIKEVLAAGIVLISDWQPHLPLIDGMCGSGTLAIEAALYANNVPAGIFRKDFGFMRWKNYDEKLFETITESAIGRIKDGDVNILANDIRDKSLNITKHNVEVAKVDDVISFSRKSFFDVKVEKPMGTILLNPPYDERMKKEDIVSFYKQIGDKLKKDFAGWTCWIITSNLDAAKFIGLRPTRKITLFNGSLECRLFKFEMYAGTKKIHKLTPKE
- a CDS encoding polyprenyl synthetase family protein, with amino-acid sequence MELFNAHLNSYLKELDKKQPRELYDPENYILSLGGKRIRPLLALIGCDLFDKNPSHSLNAALSVELFHNFSLIHDDILDKAPLRRGMPTVHSKWNTDIAILSGDVMLVKAFDVLKNHETTKLSSLLSLFATTSIEVCEGQQMDMNFETQQNVSVNDYLQMITYKTAVLLGCSLKMGAICAEADTENQNHLYEFGKHLGIAFQLMDDVLDAYADDGKFGKQVGGDIIANKKTFLLLKAFELADASQKNNLTALLNEKDSTLKVKGVLSVYDQLNIKNISEKEADIHTQEALKHLKAVTASESKKKELERLAMQLLNRQS
- a CDS encoding cation:proton antiporter, encoding MNVIIAICVLILVAYVFDLTSSFTKIPSVILLLILGWGVRQATNFLGYNFTELSTVLPILGTVGLILIVLEGALELELNKSKLKLVTKSFFGALFPILAIAFSLVYIFHETGSVSNRLNLLNALPLCIISSAIAIPSVRNLNKNMKEYVVYESSMSDIIGVILFNFVVSNEFVNSSSISTFFLQLLSMVVISFISTLALSFLLSKIEHHIKFIPIILLIILIYTISKIYHLPALLFILIFGLSLGNLDELRRFKWLKVFHTEEMDTEVHKFKELTVEATFLIRTLFFILFGYLMETSDILNIETLPLALLISVFIFTFRAVQLKVSGMSFSPLLFIAPRGLITILLFLSIEPAQRIISVNNSLIVQVIIITAIVMMLGIMFSPKEQGAEKNLNS